From the genome of Sphingobacterium kitahiroshimense, one region includes:
- a CDS encoding response regulator: protein MVKKIKIAFADDSILQRTIIRAIVDQNNIFDLLYNCSNGQELVDQLEACTELPQVCIIDLHMPLMDGIETANRIREKFPSIKLFGYTSSIKDSEIEIFHKSGVQLIFNKTNFNIVLQEIHRFFTTNS from the coding sequence ATGGTTAAAAAAATTAAGATTGCATTTGCGGACGACAGTATCCTGCAGCGCACTATTATAAGAGCCATCGTCGACCAGAACAATATTTTTGATCTGTTATATAATTGCAGCAATGGCCAAGAGCTAGTTGATCAACTGGAAGCTTGTACCGAATTACCTCAAGTATGCATTATTGATCTACATATGCCTTTGATGGATGGGATAGAAACAGCTAACAGGATTAGAGAAAAATTTCCTTCCATTAAGCTATTTGGCTACACGAGCTCAATTAAGGATTCTGAAATAGAGATATTCCATAAAAGCGGAGTACAATTGATATTCAATAAGACCAATTTTAATATTGTGTTACAGGAAATACATCGTTTCTTCACGACAAACAGTTAG
- a CDS encoding phage integrase SAM-like domain-containing protein, with translation MINFDFTLQTPNPTATIFIRIFDEFQKEHLLKTPLKICPSMWDEEKQRPKNIYLKKFKKLNNKLDNLKIAIAEYLENIKNTMQLSPNRLQQIIKKYSSSSKIGYPKDSLLEHIESYINSRLHLISSSTSKRYMVFLHLLERFEGNRKRHLLLPEVNASFVKEFLEFGDFEAYNKSTIHRTIYFVRTILNFLEKRGVRTYVYELELPREKKSNLFVTLNEDELIRIKRTEVPEDLKAAKDWLIISCYTGQRVSDFMNFNMENMEIIHGKPCMSFVQQKTQKEILLPLHPAALNILAQNANIFPEKLSAHKYNCQIKEVVKLVGINNLVKVRKRLGFRSIEMLVQKWEAIASHIGRRSFASNFYGKIPTSLLMEATGHTTEQMFHRYISTIDTERTRSLGQYFEKSYKDKFLVA, from the coding sequence ATGATTAATTTTGATTTTACCCTGCAGACGCCCAACCCAACAGCCACGATTTTTATTAGAATTTTTGATGAGTTTCAGAAAGAACATCTACTGAAGACTCCACTAAAAATATGTCCGTCCATGTGGGATGAGGAGAAGCAAAGACCTAAAAACATCTATTTAAAGAAATTTAAAAAATTGAATAATAAGCTGGACAATCTGAAAATTGCTATAGCTGAATATTTAGAAAATATTAAAAATACGATGCAACTTTCTCCAAATAGGTTGCAGCAGATTATAAAGAAATATAGCTCAAGCTCAAAAATTGGCTATCCAAAAGATAGTTTGTTAGAGCATATAGAGTCCTATATAAATAGCCGATTGCATTTAATTTCTTCCTCTACATCAAAACGTTATATGGTTTTTCTACATTTGCTTGAACGTTTTGAAGGTAATCGAAAGAGGCATCTTCTTTTGCCCGAGGTTAATGCTTCTTTTGTAAAAGAATTTCTAGAATTTGGAGATTTTGAAGCATATAATAAAAGTACCATTCATCGCACCATCTATTTTGTTAGGACTATTCTTAATTTTCTGGAAAAGAGAGGTGTTCGTACGTATGTTTATGAACTTGAACTTCCGAGGGAGAAGAAATCAAACTTATTTGTCACGCTGAATGAGGATGAATTAATCAGGATCAAAAGAACTGAGGTCCCGGAAGATCTGAAGGCAGCAAAAGATTGGCTTATTATCAGTTGTTATACCGGTCAGCGTGTTTCTGATTTTATGAATTTCAATATGGAGAATATGGAAATTATACATGGAAAACCTTGTATGTCCTTTGTGCAACAAAAGACGCAAAAGGAGATTTTATTGCCTTTACACCCCGCCGCATTGAATATTTTGGCTCAAAATGCTAATATTTTTCCTGAAAAACTTTCCGCCCATAAATACAATTGCCAGATTAAAGAGGTGGTTAAACTGGTGGGGATAAACAATCTTGTTAAGGTCCGGAAAAGATTGGGATTTAGATCAATTGAAATGCTCGTGCAAAAATGGGAGGCTATTGCCAGCCATATCGGACGTAGAAGCTTCGCTTCAAATTTTTACGGTAAGATCCCGACTTCTTTGTTGATGGAAGCTACCGGACATACGACTGAACAGATGTTTCATAGGTATATTTCTACAATTGACACCGAAAGAACTCGGTCTTTAGGGCAATATTTTGAAAAATCATATAAAGATAAATTTTTAGTCGCATAA